One Ricinus communis isolate WT05 ecotype wild-type chromosome 1, ASM1957865v1, whole genome shotgun sequence DNA window includes the following coding sequences:
- the LOC8274770 gene encoding LOB domain-containing protein 16 — translation MASSGSGTGSPCGACKFLRRKCASDCIFAPYFCSEQGPARFAAIHKVFGASNVSKLLLHVPVADRCEAVVTIAYEAQARIRDPVYGCVAHIFSLQQQVACLQAQLMQVKAQLAQSMVDSSRNMENQWQGNNICGMPSSSIAISNNYAAIYTNPISPQSSLESVEHNFDGVISMQDIQSSREDFAYQSSAKKRPYNSSEWGELQELALRMMRN, via the exons ATGGCATCATCAGGAAGCGGAACTGGCTCTCCTTGTGGAGCATGCAAGTTTCTCCGCAGAAAATGCGCTTCGGACTGTATTTTCGCCCCCTATTTCTGCTCGGAACAAGGGCCTGCAAGATTTGCCGCCATTCACAAGGTTTTTGGTGCTAGTAACGTGTCTAAGTTGTTGTTGCATGTACCTGTTGCTGATCGTTGCGAAGCTGTTGTTACAATTGCCTATGAAGCTCAAGCTAGGATTAGAGACCCTGTTTATGGGTGTGTTgctcatattttttctttgcaaCAGCAG GTGGCATGCTTACAAGCTCAACTGATGCAAGTGAAGGCTCAACTGGCACAAAGCATGGTGGATTCATCGCGCAATATGGAGAACCAATGGCAAGGAAATAATATTTGTGGAATGCCGTCATCATCAATTgcaatttctaataattatgcAGCTATTTATACGAATCCAATCTCCCCACAGAGCTCACTCGAATCAGTTGAGCATAACTTTGATGGGGTTATTAGCATGCAAGATATTCAAAGCAGCAGAGAAGATTTTGCATACCAATCTAGTGCCAAGAAAAGACCATACAATAGTAGTGAGTGGGGTGAGCTTCAAGAACTTGCGCTTAGGATGATGagaaactaa